In Patescibacteria group bacterium, one DNA window encodes the following:
- the rpsT gene encoding 30S ribosomal protein S20: MPIKHAAKKALRKSKRQQKVNLVWKDKIKKITKTVRELVRDNKKEEAKKELATAYKIFDKASKAKKIKKNTADRKKSRLTKLVNKSEKEVKTEVKKKAKKVVKK; this comes from the coding sequence ATGCCTATCAAACACGCAGCTAAAAAAGCTTTAAGAAAATCTAAGAGACAACAAAAAGTAAACTTAGTCTGGAAAGACAAGATCAAAAAAATTACTAAAACTGTTCGAGAATTAGTCAGAGATAATAAAAAAGAAGAAGCTAAAAAAGAATTAGCTACAGCTTACAAAATTTTTGACAAAGCTAGCAAAGCAAAAAAAATCAAGAAAAATACAGCTGACCGCAAAAAATCTAGATTAACAAAACTAGTAAATAAATCAGAAAAAGAAGTCAAAACAGAAGTTAAGAAAAAAGCAAAAAAAGTAGTAAAAAAATAA
- the polA gene encoding DNA polymerase I codes for MPRKDKIILLIDGNALIHRAYHAIPPLTTPNGELVNAVFGFSSVLFRAIKELKPGYIVVAFDKKAPTFRHKIFTEYKATRPAGDKELYRQFPKVREVVEALNIPHFEIAGYEADDILGTLKEKAKELNIKSIIVTGDMDAMQLVDDNTRVYTLKKGVNDTILFGKKEVIAKYGLKPDQLVDYKALRGDPSDNIPGVKGIGEKTAVNLLKSFGNLEKLYVDLEKGNIGNWKLEIGKEMPERIKKLLLEYKKDAFLSQRLARIITDINFDFDLNKCDLKDYDREKVIKLFQELGFRSLLNRLPESKKEEKQVGLFDLKKNENFYMEEWNKNKNVDYKLIETQQELDKLVNDLKSQKEFAFDTETTSKAAFEAELVGISLCWQEKIAYYIQVFNSRLKFDELKKVLEDSKYRKICQNLKYDLLVMENFGIKVKNASFDTMLASYVLNPGTRKHSLDDLAFSEFGYEMMSFDELVGPAFFEDLNGSKKKIKKDILEVDPKKLAWYSCEDVDFTFRLFKKFSEKLKNEKKLTEVLEKIEIPLVPVLSEMEDNGIKIDVPFLKKLSKEFGERILGLETEIYKMAGCRFNVRSTLQLKEVLFDKLKLSTLEIKKIKTGFSTAASELEKLRQVHPIIGLIEEHRELSKLKSTYLDALPELVNSDDRVHTSFNQTITATGRLSSSDPNLQNIPIKTDVGQQIRKAFIAEKGYKLLAADYSQIELRIMAHVSGDVNMIKAFEEGQDIHTATASKIFKKDLDKISDKERRVAKTINFGIMYGMSAHGLSLSLGIPREEAQTFINEYFAQFPTIAVYMKQTLDFARINGYVETLFGRRRYLPELKDGSAFRVKMAGERMAINMPIQGTAADIIKMAMIEISRILLESDFSNKSLMSANDVRMILQVHDELVFEVKENKVDEVLKKVKDVMENIYKLEVPLVVDIGIGKNWGDLKE; via the coding sequence ATGCCAAGAAAAGATAAAATTATTTTATTGATTGATGGAAATGCATTAATACATCGCGCCTATCATGCGATACCGCCTTTGACTACTCCAAATGGCGAATTAGTTAATGCTGTTTTTGGTTTTTCATCTGTTTTGTTTAGAGCAATAAAAGAATTAAAGCCTGGTTATATTGTCGTTGCTTTTGATAAAAAAGCGCCAACATTCAGGCATAAAATTTTTACGGAATATAAGGCAACAAGACCAGCTGGCGATAAAGAATTATATCGTCAATTTCCAAAAGTTCGTGAAGTTGTGGAAGCATTGAATATTCCTCATTTTGAAATTGCTGGTTATGAAGCTGATGACATTTTAGGGACTTTGAAAGAAAAAGCAAAAGAATTAAATATCAAAAGCATTATTGTAACTGGTGATATGGATGCAATGCAATTAGTTGATGACAATACTAGAGTCTATACTTTGAAAAAAGGAGTTAATGATACAATTTTGTTTGGCAAAAAAGAGGTAATTGCAAAATATGGATTAAAGCCAGATCAATTAGTTGATTATAAAGCATTGCGAGGCGATCCAAGCGATAATATTCCTGGAGTCAAAGGGATTGGCGAGAAAACGGCAGTTAATCTGCTTAAAAGTTTTGGCAATCTTGAGAAATTGTATGTTGATTTGGAAAAAGGAAATATTGGAAATTGGAAATTAGAAATTGGTAAAGAAATGCCGGAACGAATTAAAAAACTTTTATTAGAATATAAAAAAGATGCTTTTTTATCGCAAAGATTGGCGAGAATAATTACAGACATTAATTTTGATTTTGATTTGAATAAATGTGATTTGAAAGATTATGATCGAGAAAAAGTAATTAAATTATTTCAAGAATTAGGATTCAGAAGCTTATTAAACAGATTACCAGAAAGCAAAAAAGAAGAAAAACAAGTTGGATTATTTGATTTGAAAAAAAATGAAAATTTTTATATGGAAGAATGGAATAAGAATAAAAATGTTGATTATAAATTAATTGAAACACAACAAGAATTAGATAAATTAGTTAATGATTTAAAATCGCAAAAAGAATTTGCTTTTGATACTGAGACAACAAGCAAGGCAGCATTTGAAGCAGAATTAGTTGGAATAAGTCTTTGTTGGCAAGAAAAAATTGCTTATTATATTCAAGTGTTTAATTCAAGATTAAAATTTGATGAATTAAAAAAAGTTTTAGAAGATTCTAAATATAGAAAAATCTGCCAGAATTTAAAATATGATTTGTTAGTAATGGAAAATTTTGGCATTAAAGTAAAAAATGCTAGCTTTGACACAATGCTTGCATCATATGTTTTGAATCCAGGAACAAGAAAACATAGCTTGGATGATTTGGCATTTTCAGAATTTGGTTATGAAATGATGAGTTTTGATGAATTAGTTGGTCCAGCTTTTTTTGAAGATTTAAATGGCAGTAAGAAAAAAATAAAAAAAGATATTTTGGAAGTTGATCCAAAAAAATTAGCTTGGTATTCTTGTGAAGATGTTGATTTTACTTTTAGGTTGTTTAAGAAATTTAGCGAAAAATTAAAAAATGAAAAAAAATTAACTGAAGTTTTAGAAAAAATTGAAATTCCTTTAGTTCCTGTGTTGTCAGAAATGGAAGATAATGGAATCAAAATTGATGTTCCTTTTTTGAAAAAATTATCTAAAGAATTTGGCGAAAGAATATTAGGATTAGAAACAGAAATTTATAAAATGGCAGGCTGTCGTTTTAATGTGCGATCAACTTTGCAATTGAAAGAAGTGTTATTTGATAAATTAAAATTATCGACTTTAGAAATTAAAAAAATAAAAACTGGATTTTCGACAGCTGCATCAGAATTGGAAAAATTAAGACAAGTTCATCCAATTATTGGTCTAATTGAAGAGCATCGAGAATTATCAAAATTAAAAAGCACTTATTTGGATGCTTTACCTGAATTAGTAAATTCTGATGATCGAGTGCATACGAGTTTTAACCAGACAATTACGGCAACAGGCAGATTGTCTTCTTCTGATCCGAATTTGCAAAATATTCCAATTAAAACTGATGTCGGTCAGCAAATAAGAAAAGCATTTATTGCTGAAAAAGGCTATAAATTATTGGCAGCTGATTATTCACAAATTGAATTGAGAATAATGGCGCATGTTTCAGGCGATGTGAATATGATCAAAGCTTTTGAAGAAGGACAGGATATTCATACTGCAACTGCGTCAAAAATTTTTAAAAAAGATTTGGATAAGATTTCGGACAAAGAAAGAAGAGTTGCTAAGACAATTAATTTTGGAATTATGTATGGAATGTCAGCACATGGTCTGTCATTGTCATTAGGAATTCCAAGAGAAGAAGCGCAAACATTTATCAACGAATATTTTGCGCAATTTCCAACAATTGCTGTTTATATGAAACAGACATTGGATTTTGCAAGAATAAATGGATATGTGGAAACATTATTTGGAAGACGCAGATATTTGCCAGAATTAAAAGATGGATCTGCATTTAGGGTTAAAATGGCGGGAGAGAGGATGGCGATTAACATGCCAATACAAGGTACTGCGGCTGATATTATTAAAATGGCTATGATAGAAATATCTCGAATCCTTCTCGAATCGGATTTCTCTAATAAATCTCTAATGTCTGCAAATGATGTTAGGATGATACTTCAAGTGCATGATGAATTGGTTTTTGAGGTTAAAGAAAATAAAGTTGATGAAGTGTTGAAAAAAGTTAAAGATGTAATGGAAAATATTTATAAGTTAGAAGTGCCTTTGGTTGTTGATATTGGAATCGGTAAAAACTGGGGGGATTTAAAAGAATAG
- a CDS encoding GDSL-type esterase/lipase family protein produces the protein MYFFNTKINKKVRGGGLNGKVKFFGISKYKILLSLFFVLGVCFFGGAVASAAERYWVGGSGNWSDAATHWAATSGGSPDAGNLPTSSDNCFFDSNSSANSYSVNVNATGYCNNVTWANPATGNPTLFIAGGVSLFSYGSTVLVSGMTYGDGGGYTRFAPATGTTTTLNTNGVQIKTSLIMSGTGTLQLASNVDFGLAVLFALNSGYFDPNAHAVSFSGTAHTLTGNISFYDLTRTGTNSKTNTFTLAGDITVTHSLTINGNSSTNRMLVASDTINLRRIINAISISISNTDFRDVSLPTKSIGAIGDSITRGYPTPANNGSYPQFLTTELNSNEYGYGVYNFGVDGQKTDAMLARISSITSLQNVRYAIVLGGVNDIRSGYSVASTESNLQSMYTALKTAGLTVIAAKITPWKGHSEWYEAAQIKTDQINDWIQNSATDVDIVAETYTALEDPSDPDKLLPIYDNGDHLHPSAAGYAAIANTIYSAVTWELASMNDLSNISGRSGDCGGNSSILFTTSTPQYWYKLSGASNNWSTDGNWYLSSGGIGGAGRVPLCQDTAIFDSASFGSTGMTLIQDMPRISTTTFLGLNGESGITNNPTFTTSTATSIFGSLTLAPVASWTFSASTQLYTFEGRSSYTLTTNGNTWGKNLTLNAPGGTLTLVDTPTMGASNTFTVTNGTLNIASKVMNIAPTTFITLAGGTANIYNSVFWRASAGSIFINQSGGTLNLKDDIFYNITDVLSSTAGTQSISYNDYYNSSNEGGTGSIITDPKFVTFGSDFHLQSDSPAIDAGYDTDIATDYAGKQRYDDPDVVNTGAGAVDYYDMGAYEYVTPPDPTFTSSSHPSHVTWYSDALVDMSLSSNGSSTTNYHYLVSQNSTPTQVEVLAGTFDADGIFTATVPSDGVWYIHTIAVNLDNDPSNNYNSYLVQIDTTPPSIPGDPITTSPTNNNKPEWTWTASTDTTSGLGDPAYNVQWCDNSSFIGCDLNISTAIANSFTHTISLIDGTWYFRVNAVDIADNISDWSATGSVIIDTEAPVTTATPAGGTYDNAQAVTLTTDETAITYYTLDGIDPTTLSTQYTTPITISETATLKFFSVDILGHTESIKTENYVIISAILFTEKLNLENVILNQTYQSVTDNADLLFYLLPKQKVIKDLYIKLIRNKKKHLNGFTKKNSYPGYLKLLSNIGTVKKAYQKNVNKHINFRVSVRYSKTKLNKTNIKEKNLRLFIKDRDNIWRGPYRIYQNKTTHTLKFKIRNYLVKPPKNPIPNPLDIKTKNRPFAPSFYFRTLKKIKFVIAEKNALSNLTNSETSDSQDFFFE, from the coding sequence ATGTATTTTTTTAATACAAAAATAAACAAAAAAGTACGAGGGGGGGGGCTTAATGGAAAGGTAAAATTTTTTGGTATTTCAAAATACAAGATTCTTTTGAGTCTTTTTTTTGTTTTGGGAGTTTGTTTTTTTGGAGGTGCGGTGGCGAGTGCAGCGGAAAGATATTGGGTAGGTGGTTCAGGAAATTGGAGCGATGCTGCAACTCATTGGGCAGCTACGTCTGGTGGCAGTCCTGATGCAGGCAATCTGCCAACCTCTAGTGATAATTGTTTTTTTGATTCCAATTCATCAGCTAATTCGTACAGTGTTAATGTTAATGCCACAGGCTATTGTAATAATGTTACATGGGCTAATCCGGCCACTGGAAATCCGACATTATTTATTGCAGGAGGAGTATCACTTTTTTCATATGGATCAACAGTGCTGGTATCAGGTATGACCTATGGAGATGGTGGCGGATACACTCGTTTTGCGCCAGCAACTGGGACTACCACAACATTAAACACAAACGGTGTTCAAATAAAGACTTCTCTTATTATGTCCGGTACTGGGACATTACAACTAGCAAGCAATGTGGATTTCGGTTTAGCTGTTCTTTTTGCTTTGAATTCTGGATACTTTGATCCTAATGCACATGCAGTTTCATTTAGTGGAACGGCTCATACTCTCACAGGAAATATCTCATTTTATGATCTGACTAGAACTGGCACAAACAGTAAAACCAACACATTTACACTTGCTGGAGATATTACAGTTACACACAGTTTAACCATTAACGGAAATAGTTCGACAAACCGGATGTTGGTTGCCTCAGACACTATCAACCTTCGACGAATTATAAATGCTATTTCTATTTCTATCTCAAATACAGATTTTCGCGATGTTTCTTTGCCGACTAAGTCAATTGGTGCTATTGGGGACAGTATTACAAGAGGTTATCCTACACCTGCAAATAATGGTTCCTATCCTCAATTTTTGACGACAGAGCTAAATTCAAATGAATATGGATACGGTGTATATAATTTTGGTGTCGATGGGCAAAAGACCGATGCGATGCTTGCTAGAATTTCTTCTATCACAAGCTTGCAGAATGTTCGTTATGCGATTGTATTAGGTGGAGTGAATGACATACGCAGCGGATACAGTGTGGCGAGCACTGAATCTAATCTGCAAAGCATGTATACCGCGTTAAAAACTGCAGGTCTCACTGTAATTGCCGCAAAAATAACACCATGGAAAGGACATTCAGAGTGGTATGAAGCAGCACAGATTAAAACTGATCAGATCAATGATTGGATTCAAAATAGCGCTACAGACGTGGATATAGTTGCTGAAACTTATACTGCTCTAGAAGATCCATCAGATCCGGATAAACTTCTTCCAATTTATGATAATGGTGATCATTTACATCCGTCTGCTGCTGGATATGCAGCTATTGCTAATACTATTTATTCTGCCGTTACATGGGAATTAGCATCTATGAACGATCTGAGTAATATTTCGGGTAGAAGCGGGGATTGTGGTGGTAATTCCAGTATTTTATTTACAACATCTACTCCTCAATATTGGTACAAGTTAAGCGGGGCTAGCAATAATTGGAGTACTGATGGTAATTGGTATCTATCTTCTGGAGGTATTGGTGGTGCTGGCCGCGTGCCTCTTTGTCAAGACACAGCTATTTTTGATTCGGCATCTTTTGGTTCAACAGGAATGACTTTGATACAGGATATGCCTCGTATATCGACTACCACTTTTTTAGGTTTAAATGGAGAATCTGGCATTACGAATAATCCGACTTTCACAACAAGTACTGCTACAAGTATATTTGGATCGCTGACCCTTGCTCCTGTTGCAAGCTGGACGTTTTCGGCATCGACACAATTGTATACTTTCGAAGGGCGATCATCTTATACTCTGACTACAAATGGTAATACTTGGGGAAAAAATTTAACTCTTAACGCTCCTGGTGGAACTCTCACTCTTGTTGATACTCCAACAATGGGCGCATCAAACACGTTTACTGTGACCAACGGAACATTGAATATAGCATCAAAGGTGATGAATATTGCTCCTACAACATTTATAACACTCGCTGGCGGGACAGCTAATATTTATAACAGTGTTTTTTGGAGAGCTTCTGCAGGAAGTATTTTTATCAATCAGAGCGGTGGAACGCTTAATCTTAAAGATGATATTTTTTATAACATTACGGATGTGTTGTCGAGTACTGCTGGAACACAAAGTATTTCATATAATGATTACTATAATTCATCTAATGAAGGTGGAACAGGCAGTATTATAACTGATCCAAAATTTGTAACTTTTGGATCGGACTTTCATCTTCAATCTGATTCTCCAGCCATCGATGCTGGTTACGACACAGATATTGCCACTGACTATGCTGGCAAGCAAAGATATGATGATCCAGATGTAGTAAATACAGGAGCAGGTGCAGTAGACTATTATGATATGGGAGCGTATGAATATGTTACACCACCAGATCCAACATTTACATCATCATCTCATCCATCCCATGTTACTTGGTATTCAGATGCATTAGTTGATATGTCATTATCATCCAATGGATCTTCTACAACAAATTATCATTATCTAGTTTCTCAAAATTCAACACCAACTCAAGTTGAAGTACTTGCTGGTACTTTTGATGCAGATGGCATATTTACTGCAACTGTTCCTTCAGATGGAGTTTGGTATATTCATACGATCGCTGTTAATCTTGATAATGATCCATCTAACAATTACAACAGTTATCTAGTTCAAATTGACACAACACCTCCTTCAATTCCAGGTGATCCTATAACAACCTCACCAACTAATAATAACAAGCCAGAATGGACATGGACAGCATCAACAGATACAACTTCAGGACTAGGTGATCCAGCTTACAATGTACAATGGTGCGATAATTCAAGCTTTATTGGTTGTGATTTGAATATCTCAACTGCAATAGCAAACTCTTTTACTCATACAATTTCTTTGATTGATGGTACTTGGTATTTTAGAGTCAATGCAGTAGATATAGCTGACAATATATCTGATTGGTCAGCAACTGGTTCTGTTATCATTGATACAGAAGCACCAGTAACAACTGCTACTCCAGCTGGTGGAACATACGATAACGCTCAAGCTGTAACTTTAACAACAGATGAAACAGCAATAACATATTATACACTTGATGGTATAGATCCAACTACGTTATCAACACAATACACAACGCCAATTACAATTTCTGAAACAGCAACACTTAAATTCTTTTCAGTTGACATTTTAGGCCATACAGAAAGTATCAAAACAGAAAACTATGTTATCATTTCAGCCATTCTTTTTACCGAAAAACTTAATTTAGAAAACGTAATTCTAAATCAAACCTATCAAAGCGTTACAGATAATGCAGATCTTCTTTTCTATCTTCTTCCAAAACAAAAAGTAATCAAAGATCTCTACATTAAATTAATCAGAAACAAGAAGAAACATCTAAATGGATTTACTAAGAAGAACAGCTATCCTGGTTATTTAAAACTATTATCAAATATCGGCACAGTCAAAAAAGCTTATCAAAAAAATGTTAATAAACATATTAATTTCAGAGTTTCAGTTAGATATTCCAAGACAAAATTAAACAAGACAAATATTAAAGAAAAGAATTTAAGATTATTCATCAAAGACAGAGACAACATCTGGCGAGGACCATACAGAATATATCAAAACAAAACAACTCATACTCTGAAATTTAAAATTAGAAATTATCTAGTAAAACCTCCAAAGAATCCAATTCCAAATCCGCTAGATATTAAAACAAAGAACAGACCATTTGCTCCATCTTTCTATTTTAGAACATTGAAAAAGATTAAATTCGTGATTGCTGAGAAAAATGCTTTATCTAATTTAACAAATTCTGAAACATCGGATAGTCAAGATTTCTTTTTTGAATAA
- the holA gene encoding DNA polymerase III subunit delta, which translates to MTIFIYGEDKFLARQKLNEIKNNFIKTDKSGLNFIYFSDNNLDWLKIQQAVSTSTFFSDKKMVVIENIISKAKKDLQEKIVDLLDKKNISKDFIVIFFENGKIDSRKKIFKKLLKSDQVLVFNQLNYSQVNLWIENEVKKRNGLIDKMAINKLASFVGPDLFRLNKEIDKLIAYTVVGEGGKRQISVSDIDLLVGANIDENIFNFTESLSRKDKKNALKLFHEQFVFDSDFNYFLSMIVFQFRNMIRVKDLASKNFNQYQIAKMAKIHPYAVLKSLDVVKNFEIADLKNIYDQLFRIERDLKNGEGDIMLKMDKFIVEL; encoded by the coding sequence ATGACAATATTTATTTATGGCGAGGATAAATTTTTAGCTCGCCAAAAATTGAATGAAATTAAAAATAATTTTATAAAGACTGATAAATCAGGTTTGAATTTTATTTATTTTTCTGACAATAATTTAGATTGGCTAAAAATACAGCAAGCTGTTTCAACTAGCACTTTTTTTAGCGATAAAAAAATGGTTGTCATTGAAAATATTATTAGTAAAGCAAAAAAAGATTTGCAGGAAAAAATTGTTGATTTGCTTGATAAAAAAAATATTTCTAAAGATTTTATTGTAATATTTTTTGAGAATGGAAAAATTGATAGTCGAAAAAAAATATTTAAAAAATTATTAAAATCAGATCAGGTTCTTGTTTTTAACCAGCTTAATTATTCTCAAGTAAATTTATGGATAGAAAATGAAGTAAAAAAGAGGAATGGATTAATAGATAAAATGGCGATAAATAAATTGGCGAGCTTTGTTGGTCCGGATCTTTTTAGATTAAATAAAGAAATTGATAAATTGATTGCTTATACTGTTGTTGGCGAGGGTGGAAAAAGACAAATTTCTGTTTCCGATATTGATTTGTTAGTAGGTGCAAATATTGATGAAAATATTTTTAATTTTACTGAAAGTCTAAGTCGAAAAGATAAAAAAAATGCTTTAAAACTTTTCCATGAGCAATTTGTTTTTGATAGTGATTTTAATTATTTTTTATCAATGATTGTTTTTCAATTTCGAAATATGATTAGAGTTAAAGATCTGGCTAGCAAAAATTTTAATCAATATCAAATTGCAAAGATGGCAAAAATTCATCCATATGCAGTTTTGAAATCTTTAGATGTTGTTAAGAATTTTGAAATTGCTGATTTAAAAAATATTTATGATCAATTGTTTAGAATTGAGCGAGATTTAAAAAATGGTGAAGGTGATATTATGTTGAAAATGGATAAATTCATTGTTGAGCTATAA
- a CDS encoding aminotransferase class IV: MQYLFQTPQQNQPIHQHPFVWCNGRFYNIQDFGFPVSKHGFHYGTTTFGGTGVRKCIDGKHRIFRAEDHAQRFLDHAQGFGLKVPFSAKDILNACVEISRRNMPSLKTEDLYLRMALDPFDQYLGVGSSEQTDVVILAQDLTQYLKIAEGRTGASLLLPGQQLFRRGDETVGLPFFKSAINYGLGNMWKRIAHHFGAVETLAAGPSSNSLSEATGACLFVIKNDETIATPSLDYMCLDSITRRTVLWILRTLNIFVHETRISEIDVLSAKCVFLVGTWAGPVFIEEILHDISTPSIPKEILTANNGKNFFQYILDNLHPTSYMFPTSGEHYDFFRKVERIYWDIVRCNFSALPSEFVIPENWHTLIPPSAPKEPVIDPEDIKDWP; this comes from the coding sequence ATGCAATACTTGTTCCAAACACCACAGCAGAATCAACCGATTCATCAGCATCCATTTGTTTGGTGCAACGGCAGATTTTATAACATTCAAGATTTCGGTTTTCCAGTTTCTAAGCATGGTTTTCATTATGGCACAACAACGTTTGGCGGAACTGGCGTTCGCAAATGTATTGATGGAAAACATCGTATTTTCAGAGCAGAAGATCATGCCCAGCGATTTCTAGATCATGCCCAAGGCTTTGGACTTAAAGTTCCTTTCTCAGCTAAAGATATTCTTAATGCTTGCGTAGAAATCAGTCGGCGAAATATGCCAAGTTTAAAAACAGAAGATCTCTATTTACGCATGGCACTTGATCCATTTGATCAATACCTTGGCGTTGGCTCTTCTGAACAAACAGATGTGGTCATTCTCGCTCAAGACTTAACCCAATACTTAAAGATTGCTGAAGGACGAACTGGCGCTTCATTGCTATTGCCAGGACAACAACTGTTTCGTAGAGGCGATGAAACTGTTGGGCTTCCTTTCTTCAAAAGTGCTATAAATTACGGACTTGGAAATATGTGGAAGCGTATTGCCCACCATTTTGGCGCAGTTGAAACTCTCGCTGCCGGACCAAGTTCAAACAGTTTGAGCGAAGCAACAGGAGCTTGCCTATTTGTTATCAAAAATGACGAAACGATTGCAACTCCTAGTCTTGATTACATGTGTCTAGATAGTATTACCAGACGAACAGTGCTTTGGATTCTTAGAACACTGAATATTTTTGTTCATGAAACTCGCATCTCCGAAATTGATGTTCTATCTGCAAAATGCGTTTTTCTTGTCGGAACTTGGGCTGGACCAGTTTTCATTGAAGAAATCCTTCATGATATCAGCACTCCAAGTATTCCAAAAGAAATTTTAACCGCTAACAATGGAAAAAATTTCTTTCAATATATTCTTGACAACCTGCATCCTACATCGTATATGTTTCCAACATCAGGCGAGCATTATGATTTTTTCAGAAAAGTTGAAAGGATTTATTGGGACATTGTTCGTTGTAATTTCTCTGCCTTGCCATCAGAATTTGTTATTCCAGAAAACTGGCACACATTGATTCCTCCTTCAGCTCCAAAAGAACCTGTAATCGATCCCGAAGATATTAAAGATTGGCCTTAA